One segment of Macrotis lagotis isolate mMagLag1 chromosome 1, bilby.v1.9.chrom.fasta, whole genome shotgun sequence DNA contains the following:
- the LOC141488556 gene encoding pre-mRNA-splicing factor RBM22-like has product MATSLGSNTYNRQNWEDTDFPILCQTCLGENPYIRMTKEKYGKECKICARPFTVFRWCPGVRMRFKKTEVCQTCSKLKNVCQTCILDLEYGLPIQVRDSGLSFKDDMPKSDVNKEYYTQNLEREISNSDGTRPVGVLGKATATSDMLLKLARTTPYYSRNRPHICSFWVKGECKRGEECPYRHEKPTDPDDPLADQNIKDRYYGINDPVADKLLKRASTMPHLDPPDDMTITTLYVGGLGDTISEVDLRNHFYQFGEIRTITVVQRQQCAFIQFATRQAAEMATKKSFNKLIINGHRLNVKWGISQAVRGKEGTTDSGIKLEPVPGLPGPLPPPPAAEEEASANYFNLPPSGPPAVVNIALPPPPGIVPPPPPGFGPHVFHPMGPPPPFMAAPGPIHYPSQDPQRMGAHAGKHSSP; this is encoded by the coding sequence ATGGCAACGTCTCTGGGTTCCAACACCTACAACAGGCAGAACTGGGAGGACACAGACTTCCCCATTCTGTGTCAGACGTGCCTTGGAGAAAATCCCTACATCCGGATGACCAAAGAAAAGTATGGAAAAGAATGCAAGATTTGTGCCAGGCCATTCACAGTGTTTCGCTGGTGCCCTGGTGTTCGCATGCGTTTTAAGAAGACTGAAGTGTGCCAAACCTGCAGCAAGCTAAAAAACGTATGTCAGACCTGCATTTTGGACCTAGAATATGGTTTACCTATTCAAGTCCGTGATTCAGGACTGTCGTTTAAGGATGACATGCCTAAGTCTGATGTGAACAAAGAATACTACACCCAGAATCTTGAGCGAGAGATTTCTAATTCTGATGGAACTCGGCCAGTTGGTGTTCTTGGGAAGGCTACAGCTACAAGTGACATGCTGCTCAAATTGGCTCGGACCACCCCTTACTACAGTCGGAATCGGCCTCATATCTGCTCCTTCTGGGTGAAAGGGGAATGTAAAAGAGGGGAGGAGTGTCCATATAGACACGAGAAGCCTACAGATCCTGATGATCCTCTTGCTGATCAGAATATCAAAGATCGCTACTATGGCATTAATGATCCAGTGGCAGATAAACTTCTAAAACGGGCTTCAACAATGCCTCATCTGGACCCTCCAGATGATATGACCATTACCACTTTATATGTTGGTGGCCTTGGAGATACAATCAGTGAGGTGGATCTCAGAAATCACTTTTACCAATTTGGTGAGATCCGAACAATAACAGTAGTCCAGAGACAGCAGTGTGCTTTCATCCAGTTTGCTACCAGGCAAGCTGCAGAGATGGCTACTAAGAAGTCCTTCAACAAACTGATTATAAATGGGCACAGACTTAATGTGAAATGGGGAATATCTCAGGCAgtcagaggaaaagaaggaaccaCAGACTCTGGAATTAAACTGGAGCCTGTCCCAGGACTTCCTggacctcttcctcctcctccagcaGCTGAAGAAGAAGCCTCTGCCAATTATTTTAATCTCCCTCCCAGTGGCCCTCCAGCAGTGGTTAATATTGCCCTGCCCCCTCCTCCTGGAATTGTACCTCCTCCCCCACCAGGTTTTGGACCACACGTGTTCCACCCAATGGGACCACCACCTCCTTTCATGGCAGCTCCAGGACCCATCCACTATCCTTCTCAGGATCCCCAGAGGATGGGGGCTCATGCAGGAAAGCACAGCAGTCCCTAA